The following are encoded together in the Paenibacillus antri genome:
- the sda gene encoding sporulation histidine kinase inhibitor Sda produces MIRQMTDELLLQAYRDSVKHSLDQAFIEMLEREIRRRGKAAAIVGAGLVSERADEALDG; encoded by the coding sequence ATGATACGACAGATGACTGACGAATTACTGCTTCAGGCCTATCGGGATTCGGTCAAGCACTCTTTGGATCAAGCTTTTATCGAGATGCTCGAGCGCGAGATAAGGCGCAGGGGGAAGGCCGCGGCGATCGTCGGAGCCGGGCTTGTCTCCGAGCGCGCGGACGAGGCGTTGGACGGATAA
- a CDS encoding response regulator transcription factor has protein sequence MPHNILVIEDEPTLSRLLTYNLSQEGYTVDTADNGSDGLAAATGRRYDLIVLDIMLPGLSGFEVLTKLRQQGDRTPIIILTARNAENDVVQGLKLGADDYMTKPFGVAELLARVSAVLRRTQPKDGEPAAVETVQEKVISVGDLRIYPEKYEVALGGESIVLRPKEFEVLLYLVQRPGMVVTRDDLMNVVWGFDYVGGQRTVDVHVSSLRKKLEMNQQSVQIDSIRGVGYKLVVSKKP, from the coding sequence ATGCCGCACAACATTCTGGTCATCGAGGACGAGCCGACGTTATCCCGCCTGTTGACCTATAACCTGTCGCAAGAAGGCTATACGGTCGATACGGCGGACAACGGGAGCGACGGATTGGCGGCGGCGACGGGTCGGCGGTACGATCTGATCGTGCTCGATATTATGCTGCCCGGGCTGAGCGGGTTCGAGGTGCTGACGAAGCTCCGGCAGCAGGGCGATCGCACCCCGATCATCATCCTTACGGCGCGCAACGCGGAGAACGACGTCGTGCAAGGGCTGAAGCTCGGCGCGGACGACTACATGACGAAGCCGTTCGGCGTCGCGGAGCTGCTCGCGCGGGTGAGCGCCGTGCTGCGGCGGACGCAGCCGAAGGACGGCGAACCGGCGGCTGTCGAGACCGTGCAGGAGAAGGTGATCTCCGTCGGCGACTTGCGGATTTATCCGGAGAAATACGAAGTCGCCCTTGGCGGGGAATCGATCGTGCTAAGGCCCAAGGAGTTCGAAGTGCTGTTATATTTGGTGCAGCGGCCGGGCATGGTCGTCACGCGCGACGATCTGATGAACGTCGTATGGGGTTTCGATTACGTCGGGGGCCAGCGGACCGTGGACGTGCATGTGTCCTCGCTGCGCAAGAAGTTGGAGATGAATCAGCAGAGCGTCCAGATCGATTCGATTCGCGGCGTCGGGTATAAGCTGGTCGTCTCTAAGAAACCATGA
- the pnpS gene encoding two-component system histidine kinase PnpS, producing MLKFRHRLTLIFIFFIGLSNIAAGIFTISVMRDSQIHALEEGLGEQLEMYLATVDWDYVSENSVGGEMFRREAIRMARKTGARVTFFDEDGVALGDSGGAEAPAGEGLPPEIARAKGGAPGVHIRREPSAEAQTMYVAMPASFGKAGVGYVRFGESMQPLDAETRRIASYLGLGLIVILMVTALIAYRMSLSLTGPIEKMTRVAYQITNMNYRARIAIPNKDEIGQLGHAINKMSESLQYQMNQIQEDESRLKSVLDNMTSGVVMVDREGKIVLLNRSAEEFLGFSSGELLGQRYTLTKTQQELTRMIAECFQRREPLRGEVVFHYPEERMLDIHAVPMTIAEDAYAGILVVMHDITAIRRLERMRSEFVANVSHELKTPIAAVKGFAETLLGGAASDPATTKSFLQIIYDESERLNRLIGDILDLSKIESKRVPLQFSPVEMKTFVERIFHMMATEAKKKGITLEAAVDQDVYIEADEDRLQQILVNLLSNGITYSHDGGRLRVMVDPILEDAARPDEYERVRITVQDYGVGIPKKDLPRIFERFYRVDKARSRVSGGTGLGLSIVKHLVELHKGTIRVESELGMGTRFIIELPVLQ from the coding sequence ATGCTGAAGTTTCGGCATCGGCTCACGCTGATTTTCATATTTTTCATCGGCCTGTCGAATATCGCGGCAGGCATCTTTACGATCTCGGTGATGCGCGATTCGCAAATCCATGCGCTCGAGGAAGGGCTCGGGGAGCAGCTAGAGATGTATCTCGCGACGGTGGACTGGGATTATGTGTCCGAGAACTCCGTCGGCGGCGAGATGTTCCGCAGGGAAGCGATCCGCATGGCGCGCAAGACGGGCGCGCGAGTGACGTTCTTCGACGAGGACGGCGTCGCGCTCGGCGATTCCGGCGGCGCCGAGGCGCCGGCGGGCGAAGGCCTGCCGCCGGAGATCGCCCGCGCGAAGGGCGGCGCCCCCGGCGTGCACATCCGTCGGGAGCCGTCCGCCGAAGCGCAGACGATGTACGTGGCGATGCCGGCGTCGTTCGGCAAGGCGGGCGTCGGGTACGTCCGCTTCGGGGAGAGCATGCAGCCGCTCGACGCCGAGACGCGCCGTATCGCGTCGTATCTCGGCCTCGGCTTGATCGTCATCTTGATGGTCACCGCCTTGATCGCGTACCGGATGTCGCTGAGCCTCACGGGGCCGATCGAGAAGATGACGCGAGTCGCCTACCAGATTACGAATATGAATTATCGCGCGCGGATCGCGATCCCGAACAAAGACGAAATCGGGCAGCTCGGGCACGCGATCAACAAGATGTCCGAGAGCCTGCAGTACCAGATGAACCAAATCCAAGAAGACGAGAGCCGGCTGAAGAGCGTGCTCGACAACATGACGAGCGGCGTCGTCATGGTGGACCGGGAAGGGAAGATCGTGCTGCTCAACCGGTCGGCGGAGGAGTTCCTCGGCTTCTCGTCCGGAGAGCTGCTCGGCCAGCGCTATACGCTGACGAAGACGCAGCAAGAGCTGACCCGGATGATCGCCGAATGCTTCCAACGTCGAGAGCCGCTCCGGGGCGAGGTCGTGTTCCACTATCCCGAAGAGCGGATGCTCGATATTCACGCCGTGCCGATGACGATCGCGGAGGACGCCTACGCCGGCATACTGGTCGTCATGCACGACATTACCGCCATCCGGCGGCTCGAGCGGATGCGCAGCGAATTCGTGGCGAACGTGTCGCACGAGCTGAAGACGCCGATCGCGGCGGTGAAGGGGTTCGCCGAGACGCTGCTCGGCGGGGCGGCGAGCGATCCGGCGACGACGAAGTCGTTCCTGCAAATCATCTACGACGAGAGCGAACGGCTCAACCGGCTGATCGGAGACATTTTGGATTTGTCGAAGATCGAGTCGAAGCGGGTGCCGCTGCAGTTTTCCCCGGTGGAGATGAAGACGTTCGTCGAGCGCATCTTCCACATGATGGCGACGGAAGCGAAGAAGAAAGGGATTACGCTCGAAGCCGCCGTCGATCAGGACGTGTATATCGAAGCGGACGAAGACCGGCTGCAGCAAATTCTCGTCAACCTGCTGTCGAACGGCATTACGTATTCGCATGACGGGGGCCGGCTGCGCGTGATGGTGGATCCGATTCTCGAGGACGCGGCGCGGCCCGACGAATACGAGCGCGTACGGATCACGGTGCAGGATTACGGGGTCGGCATTCCGAAGAAGGATCTGCCTCGCATCTTCGAGCGGTTCTATCGCGTGGACAAGGCGCGTTCGCGCGTCTCCGGCGGCACGGGGCTGGGCCTCAGCATCGTGAAGCATCTCGTGGAGCTGCACAAGGGGACGATCCGGGTGGAGAGCGAGCTCGGGATGGGGACGCGCTTCATCATCGAGCTGCCGGTGCTGCAATGA
- a CDS encoding fumarate hydratase: protein MKHFEQSVYDLIVETSTNLPADVRRAIKAGAKRESAGTRAALSMATIANNITMAETNVSPICQDTGMPTFIVHTPVGANQIEMKKAIRSAIARTTKDGKLRTNSVDSLTGDNTGDNLGPGTPVIHFEQWERDDIEVKLILKGGGCENKNIQYSLPTELPGLGKAGRDLDGIRKCIMHAVYQAQGQGCSAGFIGVGIGGDRTTGYELAKMQLFRKVDDANEHEDLRKLEEYVLENANKLGIGTMGFGGEVTLLGCKIGVMNRLPASYFVSVAYNCWAFRRQGVLIDAATGEINEWVYERGTALAMSEEQAEAAAAEAAEAQPERREVVLTTPITEEQVRQLRVGDVVILNGRMYTGRDAIHKHLMDHDAPVDLNGAALYHCGPVMLKDEAGWHVKAAGPTTSIREEPYQGDIIKKFGIRAVIGKGGMGPKTLKALQEHGGVYLNAIGGAAQYYAETIKGVEGVDFMEFGIPEAMWHLNVEGFAAIVTMDSHGNSLHADVDKSSFEKLESFKEPVFR from the coding sequence ATGAAACATTTCGAGCAAAGCGTATACGATCTCATCGTTGAGACTTCGACGAACCTGCCCGCGGACGTGCGCCGCGCCATCAAGGCCGGGGCGAAGCGCGAGAGCGCCGGCACCCGCGCCGCGCTGTCGATGGCGACGATCGCGAACAATATTACGATGGCGGAGACGAACGTGTCCCCGATCTGCCAGGACACCGGCATGCCGACGTTCATCGTGCACACCCCGGTCGGCGCCAATCAGATCGAGATGAAGAAGGCGATCCGCTCGGCGATCGCGCGCACGACGAAGGACGGCAAGCTGCGGACGAATTCCGTCGATTCGCTGACGGGCGACAATACGGGCGACAACCTCGGCCCCGGTACGCCGGTCATTCACTTCGAGCAGTGGGAGCGCGACGACATCGAGGTAAAGCTGATCCTGAAGGGCGGCGGCTGCGAAAACAAAAACATCCAGTACAGCCTGCCTACGGAGCTGCCGGGTCTCGGCAAGGCGGGCCGGGATCTCGACGGCATCCGCAAGTGCATCATGCACGCGGTATACCAGGCGCAGGGCCAAGGCTGCAGCGCCGGCTTCATCGGCGTCGGCATCGGCGGCGACCGCACGACGGGGTACGAGCTGGCGAAGATGCAGCTGTTCCGCAAAGTCGACGACGCGAACGAACACGAAGACCTCCGCAAGCTGGAGGAATACGTGCTCGAGAACGCCAACAAGCTCGGCATCGGCACGATGGGCTTCGGCGGCGAGGTGACGCTGCTCGGCTGCAAGATCGGCGTCATGAACCGGTTGCCGGCGAGCTACTTCGTCTCCGTGGCGTATAACTGCTGGGCGTTCCGACGCCAAGGCGTCTTGATCGACGCCGCGACCGGCGAGATCAACGAATGGGTGTACGAGCGCGGAACGGCGCTCGCCATGAGCGAGGAGCAGGCGGAAGCGGCGGCCGCGGAAGCCGCCGAAGCGCAGCCGGAACGCCGCGAAGTCGTCCTGACGACGCCGATTACGGAAGAGCAAGTGCGTCAGCTCCGCGTCGGGGACGTCGTCATCTTGAACGGCCGCATGTACACGGGCCGCGACGCGATCCACAAGCACTTGATGGATCACGACGCGCCGGTCGATCTGAACGGGGCGGCGCTGTACCACTGCGGACCGGTCATGCTGAAGGACGAAGCGGGCTGGCATGTGAAGGCGGCCGGACCGACGACGTCGATTCGCGAGGAGCCGTACCAAGGCGACATTATCAAGAAGTTCGGCATTCGCGCGGTCATCGGCAAGGGCGGCATGGGGCCGAAGACGCTGAAGGCGCTGCAGGAGCACGGCGGCGTATACCTGAACGCGATCGGCGGCGCGGCGCAATATTACGCGGAGACGATTAAGGGCGTAGAGGGCGTCGACTTCATGGAGTTCGGCATACCGGAAGCGATGTGGCACCTGAACGTGGAAGGCTTCGCGGCGATCGTCACGATGGATTCGCACGGCAACAGCCTGCACGCGGACGTCGATAAGAGCTCCTTCGAGAAGCTCGAGTCGTTCAAGGAGCCGGTATTCCGCTAA
- the yfbR gene encoding 5'-deoxynucleotidase, whose translation MESHFFSYLYRLRYIDRWSLMRNTHKESVAVHSYYVAALAHLLCTIANEAFGKAVPTDRVVSMALFHDATEVFVGDVAAPVKASNPDVRRSFREIEKAAADSIVRMIPEPLRDVYEPLVHGHDDALYVWVKAADLLDAYLKALSELTAGNREFAVAKAQLEASLKKLNMPEVDYFLTTMAPSFEKTLDEIVGTEP comes from the coding sequence ATGGAGAGCCATTTTTTCTCGTATTTGTACCGCCTTCGCTATATCGACCGCTGGAGCTTGATGCGGAACACGCATAAGGAGTCGGTCGCCGTCCATTCGTATTACGTGGCGGCGCTGGCTCATCTGCTGTGCACGATCGCGAACGAGGCGTTCGGCAAGGCGGTGCCGACGGATCGCGTCGTGTCGATGGCGCTGTTTCACGACGCGACCGAGGTGTTCGTCGGCGACGTGGCCGCCCCCGTCAAGGCGAGCAACCCGGACGTGCGGCGCAGCTTCCGCGAGATCGAGAAGGCGGCCGCCGATTCCATCGTCCGCATGATTCCGGAGCCGCTCCGGGACGTGTACGAGCCGCTCGTGCACGGGCACGACGACGCGCTGTACGTCTGGGTCAAGGCCGCCGACCTGCTCGACGCGTACTTGAAGGCGCTGTCCGAGCTGACGGCGGGCAACCGCGAATTCGCGGTCGCCAAGGCGCAACTCGAGGCGTCGCTGAAGAAGCTGAACATGCCGGAGGTCGACTATTTCCTGACGACGATGGCGCCGTCGTTCGAGAAGACGCTCGACGAGATCGTCGGGACCGAACCGTAA
- a CDS encoding DUF3231 family protein, translating to MSIHLETELRTEPPIENSARLTSAEVANLWTQYTNDTLAICFITHALTNARDQEVRSILELALELSKTHVGKSKEFLSQEGYAIPKGFTEEDIVNPSAPALFSDDFLLNYFFVMALLGLTSYAGALSTSARRDQREYFKQCNAETAELFDRVVDAMVRKGLYVRPAILHAPQTVDFVEKQNYLAGWFGRERPLNAIEIGSVFYNMIKVDLKTVLEMAFSQVVQSDEVRKYMQRAVQLCQEQFMVLEQRLAEDDLPPPRKWESEVTNSTTPAFSDKLMLFHVVTLLSASAAFYGAGLSVSQRRDLAVQYSRLIGEMGLLAEDGVNLMIKNGWMEQPPGAIDRDALLEKK from the coding sequence ATGTCTATACACCTTGAGACGGAGCTCCGGACGGAACCGCCGATCGAAAACAGCGCGAGGCTGACGTCGGCCGAGGTCGCGAATCTCTGGACTCAATATACGAATGACACTTTAGCGATTTGTTTCATTACCCATGCCCTTACGAACGCTAGGGATCAAGAGGTCCGTTCCATTTTGGAGTTGGCGCTCGAGTTGTCGAAGACGCATGTCGGCAAGTCGAAGGAGTTCTTAAGTCAGGAAGGCTATGCGATTCCGAAAGGGTTTACCGAAGAGGATATCGTTAACCCGAGCGCTCCGGCGCTATTTTCCGACGACTTTCTGTTGAATTATTTCTTCGTCATGGCCCTGCTCGGTTTGACGAGTTACGCCGGCGCGTTATCCACTTCGGCGCGGCGAGACCAACGCGAATATTTCAAACAATGCAATGCGGAAACGGCGGAGCTGTTCGATCGAGTCGTGGACGCGATGGTGAGGAAGGGACTCTATGTCCGTCCGGCGATTCTTCACGCGCCGCAAACCGTCGATTTCGTCGAGAAGCAAAACTACTTGGCCGGCTGGTTCGGCAGGGAAAGACCGCTGAACGCCATCGAAATCGGCAGCGTGTTTTACAATATGATAAAGGTCGATTTGAAGACCGTCTTGGAGATGGCGTTCAGCCAAGTCGTCCAGTCCGACGAGGTTCGCAAATATATGCAACGAGCCGTGCAGCTCTGTCAAGAACAGTTCATGGTTCTGGAGCAGCGGCTGGCCGAAGACGATCTTCCCCCGCCGAGAAAATGGGAGTCCGAAGTGACGAATTCGACGACGCCCGCTTTCTCGGACAAGCTGATGCTCTTTCATGTGGTTACGCTCCTCTCCGCATCAGCGGCGTTCTACGGGGCAGGCTTGTCGGTCTCGCAGCGGCGGGATTTGGCGGTGCAATACTCGAGGCTGATCGGCGAGATGGGACTGCTCGCCGAAGACGGGGTCAACCTCATGATCAAGAACGGCTGGATGGAACAGCCGCCCGGCGCCATCGACCGCGACGCGCTGCTGGAAAAAAAGTGA
- the mdh gene encoding malate dehydrogenase — protein sequence MTIRRNKITVVGAGFTGATTALMLAQKELGDVVLVDIPQLENPTKGKALDMLEASPVQGFDSNIVGTSSYEDAAGSDIVIITAGIARKPGMSRDDLVSTNAGIVKSVCEQVKEKCPNAYVIILSNPVDAMTYVANETLGFPKNRVIGQSGVLDSARYRTFIAQELNVSVEDVVGVVLGGHGDDMVPLVRYTSVGGVPIEKLIPKERIDAIVQRTRTGGGEIVGLLGNGSAYYAPAASLVQMTEAILKDKKRILPTIALLQGEYGYENLFMGVLTVLGGDGIEKIIEIELTPEEKAALDKSAESVRNVIKIVQG from the coding sequence ATGACGATTCGTCGCAACAAAATCACGGTCGTAGGCGCGGGCTTCACCGGCGCGACGACGGCATTGATGCTCGCGCAGAAGGAACTCGGAGACGTCGTCCTCGTCGACATCCCGCAGCTCGAGAACCCGACGAAAGGCAAGGCGCTCGACATGCTCGAGGCGTCCCCCGTGCAAGGGTTCGACAGCAACATCGTCGGCACGTCCAGCTACGAAGACGCCGCGGGCTCCGACATCGTCATCATAACGGCCGGCATCGCGCGCAAGCCGGGCATGAGCCGAGACGATCTCGTGAGCACGAACGCGGGCATCGTGAAGTCGGTCTGCGAGCAAGTGAAGGAAAAGTGCCCGAACGCGTACGTCATCATCCTGTCCAACCCGGTCGACGCGATGACGTACGTCGCGAACGAGACGCTCGGCTTTCCGAAAAACCGCGTCATCGGCCAGTCCGGCGTGCTGGACTCGGCGCGCTACCGCACGTTCATCGCGCAGGAGCTGAACGTCTCCGTAGAAGACGTCGTCGGCGTCGTGCTCGGCGGTCACGGCGACGACATGGTACCGCTCGTGCGGTACACGTCCGTAGGCGGCGTGCCGATCGAGAAGCTCATCCCGAAGGAGCGGATCGACGCGATCGTGCAGCGCACGCGCACGGGCGGCGGCGAGATCGTGGGCCTGCTCGGGAACGGCAGCGCGTACTACGCGCCGGCGGCTTCGCTCGTGCAGATGACGGAGGCGATTCTCAAGGACAAGAAGCGCATTCTGCCGACGATCGCGCTGCTCCAAGGCGAGTACGGGTACGAGAATTTGTTCATGGGCGTCCTGACCGTGCTCGGCGGGGACGGCATCGAGAAAATTATCGAGATCGAGCTGACGCCGGAAGAGAAAGCGGCGCTCGACAAGTCCGCGGAATCGGTCCGCAATGTCATTAAGATCGTGCAAGGCTAA
- the icd gene encoding NADP-dependent isocitrate dehydrogenase — translation MVQFEQYALPTEGERITIDANGKLNVPNHPIIPFIEGDGTGPDIWNASKRILDAAVEKAYKGEKKIAWYEVFAGEKAFNTYNSWLPADTLTAIREYIVAIKGPLTTPVGGGIRSLNVALRQELDLYTCLRPVRYFAGVPSPVKRPELVDMVIFRENTEDIYAGIEYQAESADVQKVISFLQNEMGVKKIRFPETSGIGIKPVSKEGSTRLVRAAIEYAIKHGRKSVTLVHKGNIMKYTEGAFKNWGYELAEAEFGDKTFTWAQYDRIKEEQGADAANAAQKAAEAAGKIIVKDAIADIALQQVLTRPTDFDVIATLNLNGDYLSDALAAQVGGIGIAPGANINYVTGHAIFEATHGTAPKYAGLDVVNPGSVTLSGVMMLEHLGWLEAADLIYKGMEKTIADKTVTYDFARLMEGATEVKTSEFANLLIKNMG, via the coding sequence ATGGTACAATTCGAACAATACGCCCTTCCGACGGAAGGCGAACGCATTACGATCGACGCGAACGGCAAGCTGAACGTCCCGAATCACCCGATTATCCCGTTCATCGAGGGCGACGGCACGGGCCCGGACATCTGGAACGCGTCCAAGCGCATCCTCGACGCGGCAGTAGAGAAGGCGTACAAGGGCGAGAAGAAAATCGCATGGTACGAAGTGTTCGCCGGCGAGAAGGCGTTCAATACATATAACTCCTGGCTTCCGGCCGATACGCTGACCGCGATTCGCGAGTACATCGTCGCGATCAAAGGTCCGCTGACGACGCCGGTAGGCGGCGGCATCCGTTCCTTGAACGTCGCGCTGCGCCAAGAGCTCGACTTGTACACTTGCTTGCGTCCGGTTCGCTACTTCGCGGGCGTACCTTCGCCGGTGAAGCGTCCGGAGCTCGTCGACATGGTCATCTTCCGCGAAAACACGGAGGATATCTACGCGGGCATCGAGTACCAAGCGGAAAGCGCGGACGTGCAGAAGGTCATCTCGTTCTTGCAGAACGAGATGGGCGTGAAGAAAATCCGTTTCCCGGAGACGTCCGGCATCGGGATCAAGCCGGTATCGAAGGAAGGCTCGACGCGCCTCGTGCGCGCGGCGATCGAATACGCGATCAAGCACGGCCGCAAGAGCGTAACGCTCGTGCACAAGGGCAACATCATGAAGTACACGGAAGGCGCGTTCAAGAACTGGGGTTACGAGCTGGCGGAAGCCGAGTTCGGCGACAAGACGTTCACGTGGGCGCAATACGACCGCATTAAGGAAGAGCAAGGCGCGGACGCGGCGAACGCGGCGCAGAAGGCTGCGGAAGCGGCAGGCAAGATCATCGTGAAGGACGCGATCGCGGATATCGCGCTGCAGCAAGTGCTGACGCGCCCGACCGATTTCGACGTCATCGCGACGCTGAACCTGAACGGCGACTACTTGTCCGACGCGCTCGCGGCGCAAGTCGGCGGCATCGGCATCGCGCCGGGCGCCAACATCAACTACGTCACCGGTCACGCGATCTTCGAAGCGACCCACGGCACGGCTCCGAAGTACGCCGGTCTCGACGTCGTGAACCCGGGCTCCGTAACGCTCTCCGGCGTTATGATGCTCGAGCACCTCGGCTGGCTGGAAGCGGCCGACCTGATCTACAAGGGCATGGAGAAGACGATCGCCGATAAGACGGTAACGTATGACTTCGCACGCCTGATGGAAGGCGCGACGGAAGTGAAGACGTCCGAGTTCGCGAACCTTCTCATCAAAAACATGGGCTAA
- the citZ gene encoding citrate synthase: MTVTKGLEGIVATTSSVSSIIDGVLTYRGYDIDDLAENASYEEVVYLLWNGKLPNREELNGLLKDLSDNASIPQQVVDLLRSFPKEANSMAALRSAVSALALFDAEAHDFDIDTNKRIAIRLQAKLPTIVAAFARIRQGLEPVAPKAGAKVAENFLYMLTGKEPDAVAIEALDKALVLHADHELNASTFAARVTVATLSDMYSGVTSAIGALRGPLHGGANEAVMAMLEDIGSMENVEAYVQDKLDKKEKIMGFGHRVYKNGDPRAKHLQKMSRELGKLTGDMKWYEMSIQIEDIVTGQKGLKPNVDFYSASVYTALEIPRDLFTPIFAISRVSGWTAHILEQYENNRLIRPRAEYVGPTNQKVGPIEQRK, from the coding sequence ATGACGGTCACCAAAGGGCTCGAAGGCATCGTCGCTACGACATCCTCGGTCAGTTCCATCATAGACGGCGTCCTCACGTACCGCGGTTACGATATCGACGACCTGGCGGAGAACGCCAGCTACGAAGAAGTCGTATACTTGCTCTGGAACGGCAAACTGCCGAACCGCGAGGAATTAAACGGCTTACTGAAAGACCTTAGCGACAACGCTTCGATCCCGCAACAAGTCGTCGACTTGCTGCGCAGCTTCCCGAAAGAAGCGAACTCGATGGCGGCGCTCCGCTCGGCGGTATCGGCGCTCGCCTTGTTCGACGCCGAAGCGCACGACTTCGACATCGACACGAACAAGCGCATCGCGATTCGCCTTCAGGCGAAGCTGCCGACGATCGTCGCGGCGTTCGCCCGCATTCGCCAAGGCCTCGAGCCGGTAGCGCCGAAGGCGGGAGCGAAGGTAGCGGAGAACTTCTTGTATATGCTGACCGGCAAAGAGCCGGACGCGGTCGCGATCGAAGCGCTCGACAAGGCGCTCGTCCTTCATGCGGACCACGAGCTGAACGCGTCGACGTTCGCGGCGCGCGTCACGGTCGCGACGTTATCCGACATGTACTCCGGCGTGACGTCGGCGATCGGCGCGCTTCGCGGACCGCTGCACGGCGGCGCGAACGAAGCCGTCATGGCGATGCTCGAAGACATCGGCAGCATGGAGAACGTAGAAGCGTACGTTCAGGACAAGCTGGACAAGAAAGAGAAAATCATGGGCTTCGGTCACCGCGTCTATAAGAACGGCGATCCGCGCGCGAAGCATCTGCAGAAGATGTCCCGCGAGCTCGGCAAGCTGACGGGCGATATGAAGTGGTACGAGATGTCGATTCAAATCGAAGACATCGTCACGGGGCAGAAGGGTCTGAAGCCGAACGTCGACTTCTACTCCGCATCCGTGTACACCGCGCTCGAAATTCCGCGCGACTTGTTCACGCCGATCTTCGCCATCTCCCGCGTATCGGGCTGGACGGCGCACATTCTCGAGCAATACGAGAACAACCGTCTCATCCGTCCGCGCGCCGAGTACGTCGGCCCGACGAATCAGAAGGTCGGGCCGATCGAACAGCGGAAGTAA
- a CDS encoding Ppx/GppA family phosphatase: MERIGIIDIGSNSIRLVVYECTASGAYRVIDETKESARLSERLDKDGRIAESDMQYITDTLRRFQLLCEHHGASRIRAVATAAVRNSPDSAGIARELTERTGLAVEVLSGAEEARLGFLGMINAIDIKDGFVIDIGGGSTEVLLFRDRAVLKSVSFPFGAVNTMKRFGKNGDIDEAGAQAIVRMVEDAARDEPWIASAPGLPLVGLGGTIRTLCKVDQRDRKYSLPITHHYQMTEQSVDDWLARLAGAKLEQRKRIEGLSKDRADIIVPGLLILHTLFRVSGASHYVISGSGLRDGVFFETFRPDAPQFTDVLEHSVHNLLALHPSVSLKHVLHVERLAMKLFADLTEEHGYGGRVGTYLHVAALLYRIGISINYYNYYKHTYYLMAHSRVNGLTHREILLCALIASFKSEKRLKPLFAAHRDLLAETDFGLIVRLGALLQVAVALDRSGTQPIATLSARAIGRELRLAVKPRRAWDIERRELQSLTKDFGKSWGLTLQIVESPSP, encoded by the coding sequence ATGGAACGCATCGGCATCATCGACATCGGCTCCAACTCGATCCGTCTAGTCGTCTACGAATGCACGGCGTCTGGCGCGTACCGCGTCATCGACGAAACGAAAGAATCCGCTCGCCTCAGCGAACGGCTGGATAAGGACGGCCGCATCGCGGAGAGCGATATGCAATACATTACCGACACGCTTCGACGGTTCCAGCTGCTGTGCGAGCACCATGGCGCTTCGCGCATTCGCGCCGTCGCGACCGCCGCCGTGCGCAACTCCCCCGACAGCGCGGGAATCGCCCGCGAGCTGACGGAACGGACGGGCCTCGCCGTCGAAGTGCTCTCGGGCGCCGAGGAAGCGCGGCTCGGCTTCCTCGGCATGATCAACGCCATCGACATCAAGGACGGCTTCGTCATCGACATCGGCGGCGGGAGCACGGAAGTGCTGTTGTTCCGGGACCGCGCCGTCTTGAAGAGCGTCTCGTTCCCGTTCGGCGCCGTCAATACGATGAAGCGGTTCGGGAAGAACGGCGACATCGACGAAGCCGGCGCTCAGGCCATCGTGCGAATGGTCGAAGACGCCGCGCGGGACGAACCGTGGATCGCCTCGGCGCCGGGCTTGCCGCTCGTCGGTCTCGGCGGCACGATTCGTACGTTATGTAAGGTCGATCAGCGCGATCGCAAGTACTCGCTTCCGATCACCCATCATTACCAGATGACGGAGCAGTCCGTGGACGACTGGCTGGCGCGGCTCGCCGGCGCGAAGCTCGAGCAGCGCAAGCGAATAGAAGGACTTTCCAAAGACCGCGCGGACATTATTGTACCCGGCCTGCTGATTCTCCATACCCTGTTCCGCGTAAGCGGCGCATCGCATTACGTGATCAGCGGCTCGGGGCTTCGCGACGGCGTCTTCTTCGAGACGTTCCGTCCGGACGCGCCGCAGTTCACCGACGTTCTGGAGCACAGCGTGCACAATCTGCTCGCCCTGCACCCATCCGTCTCGCTGAAGCATGTGCTGCATGTGGAGCGGCTCGCGATGAAGCTGTTCGCGGACTTGACCGAGGAACACGGCTACGGCGGACGGGTCGGCACGTACTTGCACGTCGCCGCTCTCTTGTACCGGATCGGCATCTCAATCAATTACTATAACTACTACAAGCATACCTACTACTTGATGGCGCACTCGCGCGTGAACGGCTTGACGCATCGCGAGATTCTGTTATGCGCCTTGATCGCGTCGTTCAAGAGCGAGAAGCGGCTGAAGCCGCTGTTCGCGGCGCATCGCGATCTGCTCGCCGAAACCGACTTCGGCTTGATCGTCCGGCTCGGCGCGCTGCTGCAGGTCGCCGTCGCGCTCGACCGCAGCGGGACGCAGCCGATCGCGACGCTGTCCGCCCGGGCGATCGGGCGGGAGCTGCGCCTCGCCGTGAAGCCGCGGCGCGCGTGGGACATCGAACGGCGCGAGCTGCAGTCGCTGACGAAGGATTTCGGCAAGTCGTGGGGCCTTACTCTGCAGATCGTCGAGTCGCCGTCTCCATAA